A genomic stretch from Edaphobacter aggregans includes:
- a CDS encoding secondary thiamine-phosphate synthase enzyme YjbQ produces MANMKAHTEYLTFNTEERYEMVHITPQVDEIVRRSGIDDGLCFVSPMHITAAIYVNDHEDGLIEDISTWLERLAPAKPDYKHHRTGEDNADAHLKALLLHHETTLPVTKGRLDLGTWQRIFYAEFDGQRRKRVIVKVLGVAKE; encoded by the coding sequence ATGGCAAATATGAAAGCTCATACCGAATACCTGACCTTCAATACGGAAGAGCGTTATGAGATGGTTCACATTACGCCACAGGTTGACGAGATCGTGCGTCGCAGCGGTATAGACGATGGGCTCTGCTTCGTCTCTCCGATGCACATTACCGCGGCCATCTACGTCAACGATCATGAAGACGGTCTGATCGAAGATATCAGTACGTGGCTCGAAAGACTCGCTCCGGCCAAGCCAGACTACAAGCATCATCGCACCGGCGAAGACAACGCTGACGCGCACCTCAAAGCATTGCTACTGCACCACGAGACGACCTTGCCGGTGACCAAAGGGAGGCTCGACCTTGGAACGTGGCAGCGCATCTTCTACGCCGAGTTCGATGGTCAGCGCCGGAAGCGGGTCATCGTGAAAGTGCTGGGCGTCGCAAAAGAATGA
- a CDS encoding flagellar motor protein MotB produces the protein MSRKKKHEHVNHERWLVSYADFITLLFAFFVVLFASSQSDKKKQIQISTAMQAAFKPLGIFESHSKTPALTDVSNAAANVPPAALTLPLTSAGTESPEETEKHLSQWLQAKIAAGLIAPGSVTMRITGEGLVISLHEAGFFPSGSAEVRPASLPMLMSLAATLSSGPLRVEGHTDNVPIHTAQFATNWELSTARASAIARLLLEHGSIDPASLSAAGYAEFHPVADNSTELGRAQNRRVDVILLRRPALSR, from the coding sequence ATGAGCCGCAAGAAAAAACACGAGCACGTCAACCACGAGCGCTGGCTCGTCTCCTACGCGGACTTCATCACCCTGCTATTCGCCTTCTTCGTCGTTCTGTTTGCCTCCAGCCAATCGGACAAGAAGAAACAGATCCAGATCTCAACGGCGATGCAAGCAGCCTTTAAGCCGCTTGGGATCTTCGAATCGCACTCAAAGACTCCCGCGCTGACCGACGTCAGCAACGCCGCAGCAAATGTGCCGCCTGCCGCACTGACGCTGCCTCTGACTTCAGCTGGCACGGAGTCACCCGAAGAGACAGAGAAGCATCTTTCGCAGTGGCTACAAGCAAAGATCGCGGCCGGCCTGATTGCGCCAGGAAGCGTCACAATGCGCATCACAGGGGAAGGACTGGTGATCTCCTTGCACGAGGCGGGATTCTTCCCCTCGGGATCAGCCGAAGTGCGCCCCGCGTCGCTCCCAATGTTAATGAGCCTTGCTGCCACTCTGTCTTCAGGCCCACTCCGAGTCGAGGGGCACACCGACAATGTACCGATTCACACGGCGCAGTTCGCCACGAACTGGGAGCTTTCAACGGCACGGGCAAGCGCAATCGCTCGGCTGCTGCTCGAACATGGCTCGATTGATCCTGCGTCTCTATCAGCTGCCGGTTATGCCGAGTTTCATCCAGTAGCTGACAACTCAACAGAGTTGGGACGCGCGCAGAACCGCCGCGTCGACGTCATTCTTTTGCGACGCCCAGCACTTTCACGATGA